AAGCACCTGCGGTTCAACCCGAAGGATCCGGCCTGGTTCGATCGGGACCGGTTCGTGCTCAGCGCCGGCCATGCGTCGGCGATGCTCTATTCGCTGCTCTACCTAACCGGCTACGATCTCTCGATGGACGATTTGAAATCGTTCCGTCAACTCGGCAGCAAGACGCCCGGCCACCCCGAGGCGCATCACACGCCGGGGGTCGAGGTGACGACCGGGCCGCTCGGACAGGGCTTCGCCAACGCCGTCGGCCTGGCTATCGCCGAGGCGCATTTGGGTGCCGTCTACAACACGGGCGCGCAGCGGATCGTCGACCACCACACCTACGTGATGTGCAGCGACGGCGACATGATGGAAGGGATATCCAACGAAGCCGCGTCGCTCGCGGGTCATCTGCAGCTGGGCAAGCTGATCGCGCTCTACGACGATAACAAAGTGACGCTTGCCGCCGACACCGGGGTCACCTTTACCGAGGATGTCGGCTTGCGCTTCGAGGCGTTGGGCTGGCACATCGCACACATCCCCGACGGCAACGACGTCGCGGCGATCGACGCTGCGATAACGGCCGCCAAGGCGGTCGCGGATAAGCCCTCGCTGATTCTCGTTCGCACGCACATCGGCTACGGCTCGCCGGAGCAAGACTCGTTCAAGGCCCACGGCGAACCGCTCGGTCCCGAGAACGTGAAGAAAACCAAAGAGCGCCTCGGCTGGCCGCTCGAACCCGACTTTTACGTGCCCGACGACGTGCTCGCGTGGTATCGCACGTTCGTCGATCGCGGCGCGGAACTGCAGAACGATTGGAAGAAGACGTTCGATGCCTGGAAGGCCGGCAACACCGAAGCCGCCGCGCAACTCGAACGCGCCCTCGCGAAGCAGCCGCCGGCGCAGATTGCGTGGCCGGTCTTTACCAAAGAGAACGGCGACAACATCGCCACGCGCGATGCCGGCGGTATCGCGATCAACGCGATCGCCAAGGCCGCGCCCGAACTCGTCGGGGGTTCGGCGGATCTCGATTCGTCTACGAAAACCTATCTCAAGGACTTTGGCGACTTCCAACCCGGAACGTATGCCGGGCGCAACATTCACTACGGCGTGCGCGAGCATGCGATGGCCGCGATAAATACCGGTCTCGCGCTACACGGCGCGCTCTTGCCGTTCGGCGCGACCTTCTTGAACTTTCTCGATTACATGAAGGGCGCGGTCCGTTTGGCCGCGCTCAATAAGGTGCGCTGCTACTACGTTCTCACGCACGACTCCGTCTTTCTTGGCGAGGATGGGCCGACGCACCAGCCGATCGAACATCTCGCACACATGCGCGCGACGCCGAATCTCATGGTCGTCCGTCCGGCCGATTCGGTCGAAACGCTCGAAGCGTGGAAGCTTATGCTTGCGGCGCAGGGCGGCCCGTGGGCGCTGATCTTGAGCCGGCAGAAACTGCCGTTTCTGGGCGAGCGCACGTTCGATATGCGCAACGGCGCCTACACGCTCGTCGACACCGACGCGACCCCGGATCTCATCTTGATCGCCACCGGCTCCGAAGTCTCGCTTGCCGTGCGAGCCGCCGAGCTGCTCGCCAAACGCGGAATGAAGACGCGGGTTGTTTCGATGCCGTGCTGGGAGCTCTTCGCGGCGGCTTCGCAATCGTACCGCGATAGCGTCTTGCCGCCCGCCGTCACCGCGCGGATGTCGATCGAAGCCGCCGCAACCTTCGGCTGGCGGGAGTGGGTCGGCGATCGCGGCTATACCTACGGCATCGATCATTTCGGAACATCCGCGCCCGCCGCCGATATCGTTCGAGAGTACGGATTCACGCCCGAGCACATCGCGCAGGTCGCGCAAGACCACTTCGCTACTGCCGCCCAACACTAGGAGAATGCGTTCATGAGTAACCAATTGCAGCAATTGCTCGAAGCCGGCCAGAGCGTATGGCTCGACAACCTGCGGCGCAGCATGTTCGCTTCGGGTGAGCTGCAGGGCCTCATCGACCGAGGCCTGCGCGGCATGACGTCCAATCCGACGATCTTCGAAAAAGCGATCGGCACCGGCAACGACTACGACGAACAGCTGAAATCGCTGATCGGCAAACAGCACGATGCGAACACGCTCTTCTGGGAGCTCGCGATCGCCGACATTCAAAACGCGTGCGACCTTTTCAAACCGGTCTACGACGGAAGCGGCGGAAACGACGGATTCGTCAGTCTCGAGGTCTCGCCGTTGCTCGCGCACGACACGCAGGGCACGATCGACATGGCCAAAGATCTCTGGAAACGCGTCAACCGCGCGAATCTCATGGTGAAGATCCCGGGAACCAACGAGGGCGTACCGGCGATCGAAGCGTGCATCGCCGAGGGCATCAACATCAACGTGACGCTGATCTTCTCGATCGAAATGTACGAGAAGACCTCACAGGCCTACATTCGCGGCCTGCAGCGCCGTCTCGAAAAGGGGCAGCCGATCGACCGCATTCGATCGGTCAACAGCGTCTTCGTGAGCCGTATCGATACGGCGATCGATAAGATTCTTCAAGACCGCATCGACAAGGGCGAGAAGAATCTCGTTTCGCTGCTGGGCAAAACCGGCGTGGCGAACTTGAGACTCACCTATCAGAAATTCCTCGAACTCTTCGAGGGTGCCGGGTTTGCGGCCGTCAAGAGCAAGGGCGGACACGTGCAGCGCCCGCTCTGGGCCTCGACGTCGACCAAAAACCCCAGCTATCCCGATCTGATGTACGTGGAACCGGTCGTCGGCAAAGAGACCGTCAACACGATGCCCCCGAATACGCTCGCGGCGCTGCTCGATCACGGCAGCGTCGTACCGGAGACGGTCTTGCGCGATTTGGATGACGCTCGCGCGACGATCAAGCATCTGCAGGACGCGAAGATCTCGCTTTTCGACGTCACCCACAAGCTGCAGGTCGAAGGCGTCGCTTCGTTCAGCGACTCGTTCGCGGCGCTGCTCGGCGCGATCGTCTACAAACAGAAGCAGCTCAGCTCGGGGCAAAAACGGGTTGCGCTCTCACTCGGCACCTACGAGGAACCGTTTTCCAGCGCGCTCGAGACGTTGGCGAAGAACGATTTTCTGAAAAAGCTCTGGGCCAAAGATCCGAGCCCGTGGTCGAGCGACCCGCAGCATGCCGAGATCATCAAGCACGCACTCGGATGGCTCGAGATCCCGCAGCATATGCTGGAAAGCGTCCCCAATCTTCAGCATTTCGCGAACGACGTCGCGTCCCAGTTCTCGCATGCGGTCGTACTCGGAATGGGCGGCAGTTCGCTCGCCCCCGACATCATGCGCCTAACCTTCGGAAAGATCGACGGGCATCCCCAACTCCACGTGCTCGACTCGACCGACCCCGCGCAGATTCGCGATATCGAAGGGGCGATCGATCTGGCGCGTACGCTGTTTATCGTAGCGAGCAAGAGCGGTACTACGACCGAACCCGACGCGTTCTACCGGTATTTCCACGCGGAGGTCACCAAGGCGGTTGGCTCGGCGCACGCCGGCTCGCACTTCGTCGCCATTACCGATCCCGGAACGGCGCTCGAAGCCGAAGCGCAAGCGCAAGGCTTCCGCGCGACGTTCGTCAACGATCCGAACATCGGCGGGCGATATTCGGCCCTCTCCTTCTTCGGCATGGTTCCGGCGGCCGTCGCCGGCTACGACATCAACCTATTGCTCGATCGCGGACTTGGAGCGATGCACGCGAACGACAAGTCCGTCACGCCCGCCGACGCACCGGGCGCCCGATTCGGTGCCGCCATCGGCGCGCTCGCAACGCACGGTCGCGATAAGCTTACGATCGTTACGCATCCCTCGGTTCGCGCGTTCGGCGCCTGGGCCGAGCAGCTCGTCGCCGAATCCACCGGCAAAATGGGCAAGGGTATTCTGCCCGTCGAGGGCGAGCGGCTCGGCGAGCCGGAGGTCTACGGCGACGATCGCGTATTCGTCTACGTCGGTGCCAATCTCCCGAAGGCCGAAGCCGAGACCGACACAAAATTGCGCGCGATCGAAAAAGCCGGACATCCGGTGATTCGTCTAGCCATGAACGACGCCTACGATGTCGGCGAGCAGTTCTTCCTCTGGGAGATCGCGGTAGCCGCGGCGGGATCGATCCTGCAGATCGATGCATTCGATCAGCCGAACGTGCAAGAATCCAAAGACAACACCAAAGCGCTGCTTAAAGAATACGCCGGTAACGGCAAAATCCACGAGCCTGTAGCCGACGTCGACGGCGAACTCTTCGATATCACGTTTATGAGCGGCAGCTCCGAAGCTGGCAGCACCGATCTCACGGCCGCTCTCGTCGAATTGGTCGCGCAGATTCGGCCTCACGACTACGTCGCGTTTTGCGCGTATATCGATCGCAATGCGAAGCACGCCGAATCGATCGATCGCGCGCGGCTCGCCATTCGCGATGCCAAACGCATCGCAACCACCGTCGGCTTCGGACCGCGCTTCCTGCACTCGACGGGGCAGGAACACAAAGGCGGACCGGCTACCGGCGTTTTTATCCAAATCACCGGCGACTCGCCGTTCGATCTGCCGATCCCCGGCATGAACGTCGGATTCCGAACGCTCATCGCGGCGCAGGCGCTCGGCGATCTGCAGTCGCTCGATAAGCGCAACCGGCGCGGCGTGCGCGTGCATCTCAAGGGCGACGTCGACAAGGCGCTGCACGCATTGGTCGCGTCAATCGAAGACGCGCTTTCGCTTAAAGTTTAAAAGGAGATCCATGCAACTCGGAATGGTCGGACTCGGGCGCATGGGCGCGAACATGACGACGCGCCTGCAGCAAGGCGGCCACAGCGTCGTCGTCTACGATCGTAGCGCCGATGCCGTAAAAACCGCCGCTTCGGGCGGGGCGACCGGCGCGCAGTCGCTGGCCGACTTGTGCGGGAAGCTCAACGGTTCGCCCAAGGTCGTCTGGATTATGGTGCCCTCAGGCAAACCGACCGACGAAACGATCGACGCGCTGATCGCGCTGCTCGGCCAAGGCGATATCATCATCGATGGCGGCAACACGAACTACAAGGAAGGTCTCGCAGCCTACGAACGGTGCAAGGCCAAGGGCGTCAGCCTCGTCGACGCGGGAACCAGCGGGGGCGTTTGGGGACTCAAAGAGGGGTACTGTTTGATGGTCGGCGGCGACGACGCTGCGGTAAAAAGCTGCGAGCCGATCTTTCTAACGCTCGCACCCGAGAACGGCTACGCGCACGTCGGGCCCGCGGGTGCCGGACACTACTCGAAGATGGTGCACAACGGCGTCGAGTACGGACTCTTGCAAGCCTACGGCGAAGGATTCGAGCTGCTCGAAACGTCGCCGTACACCTACGATCTCAAACAGCTCGCCGAACTCTGGCGTCACGGCAGCGTCGTGCGCTCGTGGCTGCTCGATCTCGCCGTACTCGCGTTCGATGAGGATCCGGGCCTCGAAAAAATTCGCGGGTACGTCGACGATAACGGTGAGGGGCGCTGGACGGTGCAAGCCGCGATCGAGCAGAGCGTGCCGGCACCGGTCATCACGCTCTCGCTTATGGCACGCTTCGCATCGCGTCAAGA
The Candidatus Baltobacteraceae bacterium DNA segment above includes these coding regions:
- the gnd gene encoding decarboxylating 6-phosphogluconate dehydrogenase, which codes for MSRATSTRRCTHWSRQSKTRFRLKFKRRSMQLGMVGLGRMGANMTTRLQQGGHSVVVYDRSADAVKTAASGGATGAQSLADLCGKLNGSPKVVWIMVPSGKPTDETIDALIALLGQGDIIIDGGNTNYKEGLAAYERCKAKGVSLVDAGTSGGVWGLKEGYCLMVGGDDAAVKSCEPIFLTLAPENGYAHVGPAGAGHYSKMVHNGVEYGLLQAYGEGFELLETSPYTYDLKQLAELWRHGSVVRSWLLDLAVLAFDEDPGLEKIRGYVDDNGEGRWTVQAAIEQSVPAPVITLSLMARFASRQDESFSAKVIAALRNQFGGHAVKAEK
- a CDS encoding bifunctional transaldolase/phosoglucose isomerase, giving the protein MSNQLQQLLEAGQSVWLDNLRRSMFASGELQGLIDRGLRGMTSNPTIFEKAIGTGNDYDEQLKSLIGKQHDANTLFWELAIADIQNACDLFKPVYDGSGGNDGFVSLEVSPLLAHDTQGTIDMAKDLWKRVNRANLMVKIPGTNEGVPAIEACIAEGININVTLIFSIEMYEKTSQAYIRGLQRRLEKGQPIDRIRSVNSVFVSRIDTAIDKILQDRIDKGEKNLVSLLGKTGVANLRLTYQKFLELFEGAGFAAVKSKGGHVQRPLWASTSTKNPSYPDLMYVEPVVGKETVNTMPPNTLAALLDHGSVVPETVLRDLDDARATIKHLQDAKISLFDVTHKLQVEGVASFSDSFAALLGAIVYKQKQLSSGQKRVALSLGTYEEPFSSALETLAKNDFLKKLWAKDPSPWSSDPQHAEIIKHALGWLEIPQHMLESVPNLQHFANDVASQFSHAVVLGMGGSSLAPDIMRLTFGKIDGHPQLHVLDSTDPAQIRDIEGAIDLARTLFIVASKSGTTTEPDAFYRYFHAEVTKAVGSAHAGSHFVAITDPGTALEAEAQAQGFRATFVNDPNIGGRYSALSFFGMVPAAVAGYDINLLLDRGLGAMHANDKSVTPADAPGARFGAAIGALATHGRDKLTIVTHPSVRAFGAWAEQLVAESTGKMGKGILPVEGERLGEPEVYGDDRVFVYVGANLPKAEAETDTKLRAIEKAGHPVIRLAMNDAYDVGEQFFLWEIAVAAAGSILQIDAFDQPNVQESKDNTKALLKEYAGNGKIHEPVADVDGELFDITFMSGSSEAGSTDLTAALVELVAQIRPHDYVAFCAYIDRNAKHAESIDRARLAIRDAKRIATTVGFGPRFLHSTGQEHKGGPATGVFIQITGDSPFDLPIPGMNVGFRTLIAAQALGDLQSLDKRNRRGVRVHLKGDVDKALHALVASIEDALSLKV
- the tkt gene encoding transketolase, whose product is MPNTREDEQRINAIRFLSVDAVQKAKSGHPGMPLGAAATAFTLWSKHLRFNPKDPAWFDRDRFVLSAGHASAMLYSLLYLTGYDLSMDDLKSFRQLGSKTPGHPEAHHTPGVEVTTGPLGQGFANAVGLAIAEAHLGAVYNTGAQRIVDHHTYVMCSDGDMMEGISNEAASLAGHLQLGKLIALYDDNKVTLAADTGVTFTEDVGLRFEALGWHIAHIPDGNDVAAIDAAITAAKAVADKPSLILVRTHIGYGSPEQDSFKAHGEPLGPENVKKTKERLGWPLEPDFYVPDDVLAWYRTFVDRGAELQNDWKKTFDAWKAGNTEAAAQLERALAKQPPAQIAWPVFTKENGDNIATRDAGGIAINAIAKAAPELVGGSADLDSSTKTYLKDFGDFQPGTYAGRNIHYGVREHAMAAINTGLALHGALLPFGATFLNFLDYMKGAVRLAALNKVRCYYVLTHDSVFLGEDGPTHQPIEHLAHMRATPNLMVVRPADSVETLEAWKLMLAAQGGPWALILSRQKLPFLGERTFDMRNGAYTLVDTDATPDLILIATGSEVSLAVRAAELLAKRGMKTRVVSMPCWELFAAASQSYRDSVLPPAVTARMSIEAAATFGWREWVGDRGYTYGIDHFGTSAPAADIVREYGFTPEHIAQVAQDHFATAAQH